The following proteins are encoded in a genomic region of Dioscorea cayenensis subsp. rotundata cultivar TDr96_F1 chromosome 8, TDr96_F1_v2_PseudoChromosome.rev07_lg8_w22 25.fasta, whole genome shotgun sequence:
- the LOC120267384 gene encoding uncharacterized protein LOC120267384 codes for MADSSKRKRMMHLMTMNINKSSRDMKIKRDQSEFSLHFGLVFHLDSEIEVLDLMYEDYFTAERSSMDSSNVFFLQSSDNPGIMLVSKPFDGNGYGAWRRAMEIALTAKNKLVFVNGSCKRPSVASIDLQNWERCNSIVISWILNGLTSDISGSVVYIKTAREMWLELEGRFGQLNGPLLYQLQKELSQVYQGYSSVTSYFTRIKSLWDEIQCLNDMPLCQYCMGVEQAKYEEKQKLAQLLMGLNESYSATRGNILMMKPFPSVREAYSIWIEKEKQREVSSTMQFNSEVVSMNAGSLPRNYSTKNVPQFPYKNKSDFRKIICEYCKKTGHSKDKCFKNSSQQSDEIARNVNMVTNSTTMAGPFTEEASGSW; via the exons ATGGCTGACTCATCAAAGAGGAAGAGGATGATGCATTTGATGACGATGAATATTAATAAATCTTCAAGAgatatgaagatcaag agagatcAATCTGAGTTTTCTCTgcattttggtttggtttttcaTCTTGATTCTGAGATTGAAG TCTTGGATCTTATGTATGAAGATTATTTCACTGCTGAAAGGTCTTCAATGGATTCTtctaatgtttttttccttcaatcCTCTGATAATCCTGGTATAATGCTAGTTTCCAAACCATTTGATGGTAATGGTTATGGTGCTTGGAGAAGAGCCATGGAGATAGCTTTGACAGCCAAGAACAAACTGGTTTTTGTGAATGGTTCTTGCAAGAGACCGAGTGTTGCTTCTATTGATCTACAAAACTGGGAGAGGTGTAATAGTATAGTCATCTCTTGGATTTTAAATGGTCTTACCAGTGATATATCTGGAAGTGTAGTTTACATAAAAACAGCTAGAGAGATGTGGTTGGAATTGGAAGGTAGATTTGGGCAATTGAATGGTCCTCTCTTGTATCAGTTGCAAAAGGAGCTTAGCCAAGTCTATCAAGGATATAGTTCTGTTACCTCATATTTCACCAGAATTAAAAGTCTCTGGGATGAAATTCAGTGTTTAAATGACATGCCTCTTTGTCAATATTGTATGGGAGTTGAACAAGCAAAGTATGAAGAAAAACAGAAATTGGCTCAGCTATTAATGGGGTTAAATGAAAGTTATAGTGCAACAAGAGGGAACATTTTGATGATGAAGCCTTTTCCTTCTGTCAGAGAAGCTTACTCTATTTGGATTGAAAAGGAGAAACAGAGAGAAGTTTCTTCTACTATGCAGTTTAATTCTGAAGTTGTTTCTATGAATGCAGGATCTTTGCctagaaattattcaacaaagaATGTTCCTCAATTTCCttacaaaaacaaatcagatTTCAGGAAAATTATCTGTGAATATTGCAAGAAAACTGGTCACAGCAAAGACAAATGCTTCAA